One Ostrea edulis chromosome 2, xbOstEdul1.1, whole genome shotgun sequence genomic region harbors:
- the LOC125679226 gene encoding uncharacterized protein LOC125679226: MPYHKTRNTPITVPIPNPQFGVQPVVYYPSNPWNSSARSERQDLRQRPRLQYRTSDVSDFSRRSLNAYSTVPPSPLPPEFANHIRYQPSPEPQRILRSTSASKLHLIEELVDRQDFIRKQMKETITGWKIVVKEIPKPGRKMTVDDQMKRIRALCGDINQHLQRWKDEIYRITGRRMNTTMSTSVTSESELKEALNKQTIVSENKSRELNNLDAYVKDVKKENSHFKEKIAALEVDLRRVLREKEELLTRLSEISGSRLTEGNVQFTDLNTLNRPTKIAESFRELYNNEWMTALDVLPNDDPLTEKKSISTLLYIARSSYEYCESESKEMEKRLTFAVYGDIETKTEMNDESRRLIQQLQKSTVEVMTPGIAQKFCKSLDVDENFEHPLPESVRIYATECAKIMWCMVVQLPPMHIVCEGSHGKKFDRDLFSEYTQQGENLDFVVWPAVLIENGGALLSKGVVQPLKPV, from the exons ATGCCATATCATAAAACGAGAAATACCCCCATTACTGTGCCAATACCAAACCCTCAGTTTGGTGTTCAGCCTGTTGTATATTATCCATCCAATCCATGGAATAGTTCAGCACGCTCTGAAAGACAAGATCTGCGCCAACGACCCCGTCTTCAATATCGCACTTCAGATGTCAGCGATTTCAGTAGACGAAGTCTAAACGCTTATTCTACTGTTCCTCCCTCTCctcttccacctgaattcgccaATCATATCCGGTATCAACCATCGCCAGAACCACAGAGAATCTTGCGATCAACGTCTGCAAGTAAACTTCACTTGATTGAAGAGCTAGTGGATCGGCAAGATTTCATTCGAAAGCAGATGAAAGAGACAATCACAGGTTGGAAGATAGTTGTCAAGGAGATTCCGAAACCCGGAAGGAAGATGACGGTGGATGATCAAATGAAACGAATCAGGGCGCTCTGTGGGGATATAAATCAACATCTTCAACGATGGAAG GATGAAATATATAGGATTACAGGAAGACGCATGAACACTACCATGTCCACTTCAGTAACGAGTGAGAGTGAACTGAAGGAAGCCCTTAATAAACAGACAATTGTGAGCGAAAACAAGAGCAGAGAATTGAACAACTTGGATGCATATGTAAAAGATGTCAAAAAAGAGAACAGCCATTTCAAAGAGAAAATAGCTGCCCTGGAAGTAGATTTACGGAGGGTATTACGAGAAAAAGAAGAACTTTTGACAAG acTAAGTGAGATATCAGGATCACGTCTAACTGAAGGCAACGTGCAATTCACGGACCTAAATACACTAAATAGACCCACCAAGATTGCCGAGAGTTTCCGAGAGCTGTATAATAATGAATGGATGACGGCGTTAGATGTGCTGCCGAATGATGATCCTTTAACAGAAAAGAAGTCCATATCCACTTTGCTTTATATTGCACGG TCAAGTTATGAGTATTGTGAAAGTGAAAGTAAGGAGATGGAAAAGAGGCTGACATTTGCCGTATATGGTGATATCGAAACAAAAACTGAG ATGAACGATGAAAGTAGAAGATTGATTCAGCAGCTTCAAAAGTCAACCGTTGAAGTTATGACACCTGGAATAGCTCAG AAATTCTGCAAATCTCTTGATGTTGACGAAAATTTCGAGCACCCTCTTCCGGAGAGTGTCAGAATATATGCTACAGAGTGCGCAAAGATCATGTGGTGTATGGTTGTTCAATTGCCACCCATGCACATTGTTTGCGAGGGCAGTCATGGAAAGAAATTTGACCGCGACTTGTTTTCAGAATACACCCAACAAGGAGAAAATCTAGATTTTGTTGTATGGCCTGCAGTTTTGATAGAAAATGGAGGTGCTTTGTTATCCAAAGGAGTCGTGCAACCGCTTAAGCCTGTATAA
- the LOC125679220 gene encoding uncharacterized protein LOC125679220 isoform X2, which translates to MGDGQGSRQSEIVEAQVHPRGGTTHRVTEDKDEVNNQTNRVQDHRSKQNSGDKRQNFERGKSVPLPDYPTGDNEIESSKQYHKTVAPTRNVDIVNLEREVEKLKRENKELSEEREERMKEINKLKTELQQKHEFSFEDNKINPKSRAPDTKETTINIEKQSMGMEHGVAMLNKGNHGEEKTTGWKEDQKMWEDTLCQPGSEILKYQRQINELTVDLKKARSLAKNRELSLQDSEAKLQNELQSKSTLKSQMKKLEFEKNEALTRLSELAGRRLLDNNPSIADLSTEIRPTKIGENFKQLYDNEWTEAFEELTEEGKTEEECIKILLQIVKDTFKFAQDEAEKFESRMKTTVTTFPENSNKEQHIKSTKDEEELIKQLKRVSAVRTSAVVQDMYIRKIEKETTFHERCKSYVIKCMELCWYMAVQSPAMVIFCDGEKWHPFDEKYYARYTATGDLVDFVVWPCTLLHEKGPILSKGVAQATKGKPAPAPPDESKSSYESHVSRKQSHISTNSYQKKEVHRKTETRTQRNFSRTEGGQGDGTNKQLPTDRGTKSFYGAPVTHSETLKRDPPQSQSFKEKATSSEKHAHVSKVNVTKM; encoded by the exons ATGGGGGATGGACAAGGATCGAGACAATCCGAAATTGTAGAGGCCCAGGTACATCCACGAGGAGGAACAACACACAGAGTAACAGAAGACAAGGACGAAGTGAACAATCAGACCAACAGAGTGCAAGATCACAGAAGTAAGCAAAACAGTGGAGATAAGAGACAAAATTTTGAACGGGGAAAATCAGTCCCCTTGCCAGATTATCCAACAGGAgacaatgaaattgaaagtagtaAACAATACCACAAAACTGTTGCACCCACCAGAAATGTGGACATCGTAAATCTTGAAAGAGAAGTTGAAAAACTTAAGagagaaaataaagaattgtcAGAAGAAAGAGAAGAACGGATGAAAGAAATCAACAAGTTAAAGACAGAGTTACAGCAAAAACACGAGTTTAGCTTTGAAGATAACAAGATCAATCCAAAATCACGAGCTCCAGACACAAAGGAAAcgaccataaatatagaaaaacaaTCTATGGGAATGGAACACGGAGTCGCAATGTTAAACAAAGGGAATCATGGCGAGGAGAAAACTACTGGCTGGAAAGAAGATCAGAAAATGTGGGAAGACACATTGTGTCAGCCTGGTTCAGAGATATTGAAATATCAACGTCAGATAAATGAATTAACTGTTGATTTAAAGAAAGCTAGATCACTAGCGAAGAATAGAGAACTGAGTCTTCAGGATTCAGAGGCTAAATTACAAAACGAATTACAAAGCAAAAGTACGCTCAAGTCCCAgatgaaaaaacttgaatttgaaaagaatgaaGCTCTCACAAG GCTTAGCGAACTGGCGGGGAGGCGACTTTTGGACAATAATCCTTCTATTGCGGACCTAAGCACAGAGATTCGGCCAACCAAAATTGGTGAAAACTTCAAGCAACTTTATGACAATGAATGGACAGAAGCATTTGAAGAACTGACAGAGGAAGGAAAGACAGAAGAGGAATGCATTAAGATCCTTTTACAGATAGTGAAG GACACATTCAAGTTTGCACAAGATGAAGCAGAGAAATTTGAATCCAGGATGAAAACAACAGTAACTACTTTTCCAGAAAATTCCAAT AAGGAGCAACATATAAAAAGTACCAAAGACGAAGAGGAATTAATCAAACAACTGAAAAGGGTGTCTGCCGTCAGAACGAGTGCTGTTGTACAAGAC ATGTATATTAGGAAAATTGAAAAAGAGACAACTTTTCACGAGAGATGTAAAAGTTACGTCATAAAATGCATGGAGCTCTGCTGGTACATGGCTGTCCAATCCCCAGCTATGGTCATTTTTTGTGATGGAGAAAAATGGCATCCGTTCGATGAAAAATATTACGCGCGATATACAGCCACGGGAGACCTGGTTGATTTTGTCGTCTGGCCATGTACACTATTGCATGAAAAGGGCCCTATTTTATCTAAAGGGGTTGCTCAAGCAACGAAAGGAAAACCAGCTCCAGCTCCGCCAGATGAAAGCAAATCCTCATATGAGAGTCATGTCAGCAGAAAGCAATCTCATATATCTACCAATAGCTATCAAAAGAAAGAAGTACACCGGAAAACAGAAACACGAACCCAAAGAAACTTCAGTAGGACAGAGGGCGGTCAAGGAGATGgaacaaataaacaattacCTACTGATAGAGGGACAAAAAGTTTTTATGGTGCACCAGTCACACATTCCGAAACTCTGAAAAGAGACCCACCACAAAGTCAGTCTTTTAAGGAGAAGGCGACGTCCAGTGAGAAGCATGCGCATGTGAGCAAAGTGAATGTAACTAAAATGTAA
- the LOC125679220 gene encoding protein FAM184A-like isoform X1 has protein sequence MSDKRAGESKEQKKKDKQERKEKFNAKKFEINSIKQRLKGICTVCSQELKKCKKPSKLENADDVIRAILEIAKVTESKFKELILKSRGDNTLDQAKNDGPPACRYMGDGQGSRQSEIVEAQVHPRGGTTHRVTEDKDEVNNQTNRVQDHRSKQNSGDKRQNFERGKSVPLPDYPTGDNEIESSKQYHKTVAPTRNVDIVNLEREVEKLKRENKELSEEREERMKEINKLKTELQQKHEFSFEDNKINPKSRAPDTKETTINIEKQSMGMEHGVAMLNKGNHGEEKTTGWKEDQKMWEDTLCQPGSEILKYQRQINELTVDLKKARSLAKNRELSLQDSEAKLQNELQSKSTLKSQMKKLEFEKNEALTRLSELAGRRLLDNNPSIADLSTEIRPTKIGENFKQLYDNEWTEAFEELTEEGKTEEECIKILLQIVKDTFKFAQDEAEKFESRMKTTVTTFPENSNKEQHIKSTKDEEELIKQLKRVSAVRTSAVVQDMYIRKIEKETTFHERCKSYVIKCMELCWYMAVQSPAMVIFCDGEKWHPFDEKYYARYTATGDLVDFVVWPCTLLHEKGPILSKGVAQATKGKPAPAPPDESKSSYESHVSRKQSHISTNSYQKKEVHRKTETRTQRNFSRTEGGQGDGTNKQLPTDRGTKSFYGAPVTHSETLKRDPPQSQSFKEKATSSEKHAHVSKVNVTKM, from the exons ATGAGCGATAAAAGAGCTGGCGAATCGAAG GAACAGAAGAAGAAGGACAAAcaggaaagaaaagaaaagttcAACGcaaagaaatttgaaattaacagcATCAAGCAACGTCTGAAAGGCATTTGCACTGTTTGCAGTCAAGAGttgaaaaaatgtaaaaagccatcaaaattagaaaatgcGGACGATGTGATAAGGGCTATTCTAGAAATTGCAAAGGTCACAGAGTCTAAATTCAAG GAATTGATTCTAAAGTCACGAGGTGATAATACATTGGATCAGGCGAAAAATGATGGACCTCCGGCCTGTCGTTATATGGGGGATGGACAAGGATCGAGACAATCCGAAATTGTAGAGGCCCAGGTACATCCACGAGGAGGAACAACACACAGAGTAACAGAAGACAAGGACGAAGTGAACAATCAGACCAACAGAGTGCAAGATCACAGAAGTAAGCAAAACAGTGGAGATAAGAGACAAAATTTTGAACGGGGAAAATCAGTCCCCTTGCCAGATTATCCAACAGGAgacaatgaaattgaaagtagtaAACAATACCACAAAACTGTTGCACCCACCAGAAATGTGGACATCGTAAATCTTGAAAGAGAAGTTGAAAAACTTAAGagagaaaataaagaattgtcAGAAGAAAGAGAAGAACGGATGAAAGAAATCAACAAGTTAAAGACAGAGTTACAGCAAAAACACGAGTTTAGCTTTGAAGATAACAAGATCAATCCAAAATCACGAGCTCCAGACACAAAGGAAAcgaccataaatatagaaaaacaaTCTATGGGAATGGAACACGGAGTCGCAATGTTAAACAAAGGGAATCATGGCGAGGAGAAAACTACTGGCTGGAAAGAAGATCAGAAAATGTGGGAAGACACATTGTGTCAGCCTGGTTCAGAGATATTGAAATATCAACGTCAGATAAATGAATTAACTGTTGATTTAAAGAAAGCTAGATCACTAGCGAAGAATAGAGAACTGAGTCTTCAGGATTCAGAGGCTAAATTACAAAACGAATTACAAAGCAAAAGTACGCTCAAGTCCCAgatgaaaaaacttgaatttgaaaagaatgaaGCTCTCACAAG GCTTAGCGAACTGGCGGGGAGGCGACTTTTGGACAATAATCCTTCTATTGCGGACCTAAGCACAGAGATTCGGCCAACCAAAATTGGTGAAAACTTCAAGCAACTTTATGACAATGAATGGACAGAAGCATTTGAAGAACTGACAGAGGAAGGAAAGACAGAAGAGGAATGCATTAAGATCCTTTTACAGATAGTGAAG GACACATTCAAGTTTGCACAAGATGAAGCAGAGAAATTTGAATCCAGGATGAAAACAACAGTAACTACTTTTCCAGAAAATTCCAAT AAGGAGCAACATATAAAAAGTACCAAAGACGAAGAGGAATTAATCAAACAACTGAAAAGGGTGTCTGCCGTCAGAACGAGTGCTGTTGTACAAGAC ATGTATATTAGGAAAATTGAAAAAGAGACAACTTTTCACGAGAGATGTAAAAGTTACGTCATAAAATGCATGGAGCTCTGCTGGTACATGGCTGTCCAATCCCCAGCTATGGTCATTTTTTGTGATGGAGAAAAATGGCATCCGTTCGATGAAAAATATTACGCGCGATATACAGCCACGGGAGACCTGGTTGATTTTGTCGTCTGGCCATGTACACTATTGCATGAAAAGGGCCCTATTTTATCTAAAGGGGTTGCTCAAGCAACGAAAGGAAAACCAGCTCCAGCTCCGCCAGATGAAAGCAAATCCTCATATGAGAGTCATGTCAGCAGAAAGCAATCTCATATATCTACCAATAGCTATCAAAAGAAAGAAGTACACCGGAAAACAGAAACACGAACCCAAAGAAACTTCAGTAGGACAGAGGGCGGTCAAGGAGATGgaacaaataaacaattacCTACTGATAGAGGGACAAAAAGTTTTTATGGTGCACCAGTCACACATTCCGAAACTCTGAAAAGAGACCCACCACAAAGTCAGTCTTTTAAGGAGAAGGCGACGTCCAGTGAGAAGCATGCGCATGTGAGCAAAGTGAATGTAACTAAAATGTAA